The Rhodanobacteraceae bacterium genomic sequence TCGCGGGCAGCCGGCCGCAGACGAACGGCGCCGTCACCGTGCACGGCTTGTCGGCGCCGGTGACGATCGTCCGCGACGCCGATGGCATTCCCACGATCACCGCGCGCAACCGCGTGGACATTGCGTATGCGCTGGGCTACGTGCACGGCCAGGAACGCTTCTTCCAGATGGACCTGCAGCGCCGCGACGCCGCGGGCGAACTGGCCGCGCTGGTCGGCGCCAAGGCGCTGCCCGTCGACGAAAGCCACCGCCAGCACCGTTTCCGCGCGTTGGCCGAACGCAAGATCGCGGCGATGCCGCCGGAGCGGCGCAAGCTGCTGGACGCCTACACCGCGGGCGTCAACGCCGGGCTCGCGCATCTTGCGGTGCGCCCGTGGGAATACCTGTTGCTGGGCGTGAAGCCGCGAACGTGGACGGATGCCGACAGCATCCTCACCATCGACGCGATGTTCCTCGACTTGAACCAGGACGGCGATAATCAACGCGAACTGAACATCGCGCGCCTGCGCGCCGTGTTGCCACGACCGCTCGCCGATTTCCTGCTGGCGCCGTCGCCGCGCTGGGAAGCGCCGATGCAGGGCGGGCCTTCGCAGCCCGTGCCGATGCCCGATGCGTCCGTGTTCGACCTGCACGGCACGGCGACGCAGAAGGTCGCGCTGGCGCGCGGCGCGCGCGCCGTCGCGGTGGCCGACGCCGCGAACACCGGCATCGGCAGCAACGGCTTCGCGGTCGCCGGCGCGCTGACCGGCGGCGCGGCGTTGCTCGCCAACGATCCGCACCTGCACCTGCGCGTGCCCAACATCTGGTACCGCGCGCAACTGCGCTATCCCGACCCGGCCGATCCGGAAAAAACGATCGTGCTGAACGGCGTCACCCTGCCCGGCGCGCCGGCGATGGTGATCGGCTCGAACGGCCACATCGCGTGGGGCTTCACCAACAGCAGCGGCGACTGGATGGACTGGGTGCGCGTGCTCCGCGATCCGCACGCTCCGTCGCGCTACAAGACCGCGAACGGCTGGGCCACGATCGCGAAGCACGACGAGGCGATCCACGTGAAGGACGCACCCGACGCGCACATCACCGTCGAGGACACGATCTGGGGCCCGATCATGGGCAGGGACACCGACGGCACGCCGCTGGCGCTGGCGTGGGTCGCACAGGATCCGCGCGCGGTCAATCTCAACCTGCTGAAACTGGAAACCGCGACCACGGTGGACCAGGCGCTGGCGCTCGCGCCGACCATCGGCATCCCGCCGCAGAATCTGGTGGTCGCCGATGCCCAGGGGAACATCGGCTGGAGCATCGCCGGCAGCGTGCTCCCGATCCGCTCGGGTTTCGATCCATCGGTTCCCGCCGACTGGTCGAAACCCGGCAGCGGCTGGATCGGCTACGCCACACCCGAGCAGGATCCGCGCATCGAAAACCCGGCCGGTTCGCGCATCTGGACGGCCAACCAACGGATCGTGGATGGCGCTGCCCTGCAACTGATCGGCGATGGCGGCTACGACCAGGGCGCACGCGCGCAGCAGATTCGCGACGACCTCGCCGCGCGCGACCAGTTCGTCCCGCGCGACATGCTGGACATCCAGCTCGACGATCGCGCGCTGTTCCTGGCGCGCTGGCAGAAACTGCTGCTCGATGTGCTGAATGCTTCGCACGACCCCGAACTTGTTGCCCTCAAACCATTCGTGCAGAACTGGCAGGCACGCGCCGCCACCGGCAGCGTCGGCTACCGGATCGTCCGGATGTTCCGCGACAAGGTGCGCGAAAACGCGCTGGCGCCGTTCGCGGCGCTCGCGTCGGCGAAGTGGAAAGATTTTGAATGGCCCACGACCGAAGTCGGCGAATACGCGGCGTGGACCATGCTGACGCAACAGCCGGCGTGGCTGCTCGACCCGAAGTATGCGAGCTGGCACGCGTTGCTGGAAGACACGGCGCGCGAAGTCGCGGACGAACTGGCGGCGCTGCCGGGGCCGCTCGCGAACAAGACCTGGGGACGACACAACACCGCGAAAATCGACAATCCACTGTCGGTGGCATTGCCGAAATGGCTGGCGAAGTTCGTCGACATGCCGCACGACGAACTCGCCGGCGACAACGACATGCCGCGCGTCATGCGCCGCGCATTCGGCGCCTCGATGCGGATGGACGTGCAGCCCGGCAACGAGGCACACGGCATCCTGGAAATGCCGGCCGGGCAATCCGACAACCCGTTGTCGCCGTGGTTCGGCAAGGGACACGAAGCATGGGTGCACGGCAACCCGGCGCCGCTGTTGCCGGGGCCGGCCAAGTACCGGCTGACCCTGGAGCCCTCGCAGTGAACGCTCGCGGCGCGCCGACTTGCACCGCGAGCCGCGAACCCGCGACCATCCCACGATGATCGCCAACATGCCTGTCAACTGCCGCCGTCGACCGCTTGCACCCAGGTTCGCACTGCTGGCCGTTCTCTCGCTGTTGTGCGCATGCACGCAGGCCTCGCACGGCATTGCCAGTCACGACGTGGTGCTCGACAACATCCACTTCCGGGTCGTGACCATTGATCTTGCCAAGGCCGACCTGAGCCTGCACTGGCGCGATCCCGAAACGGGCCAGCCGTTCGCCAGCATCCATGCGCTGCAGGCGTGGGGAGCGACGCACGACCGCACCCTGCTGCTCGCGGCGAACGCCGGCATCTACGACGCGCAGGGCGAACCGCTGGGCCTGTATGTCGAGAACGGCAAGGCATTGAAGCCGCTCAACACCGCGCATGGAAACCCGGCCTCGGGCAATTTCTCGCTGCTGCCGAACGGCGTATTCGCGATCGATGTCGACGGCCACGCCTCGGTACAAACCACCGCCGACTTCGCCACGGCGCACGCGCAACCGCGCTGGGCCACGCAGTCCGGCCCCATGTTGGTGATCGACGGCAAGATCAATCCGAACTTCGACGTCGGTTCCGACAGCACCAAGTGGCGCAGCGGCGTGTGCACGCCCAAGCCGAATGAAGTCGTGTTCGCCGTCAGCACCGCGCCGGTGAATTTCCACGAATTCGCGCGGCTGTTCCGCGACAAGCTCGGCTGCCGCGACGCGCTCTACCTCGACGGCACGCTCTCGCAAATCTACGTCGATGGCAACTACTACGGCGCGCCGGCGTTCATGGTGAAGCCTTACGCCGGGATTTTCGCGGTGTTTGCGCCACCATCGAAATGACTTTGTTGCCGGCGGCGCCTTCTACCTGACCAGGTCCTGCCCCAAGCCGCCCGTGCGCGGAGCGCTACCAGTCCGCGTAGCACGTAGCGTGCGCTTTGCGCACGATCGGCGACACCCAACTCGGTGTAGCCTACCTGGCACCTGCCGGCAATCAGGCGAGCAATCGCTCGACGATCGCGAAATACAGCCCCGGAAGCTTTTCCAGGTCTGCGAGCACCACGCATTCGTCGACCTTGTGGATGGTCGCGTTGACGGGTCCGATCTCGACGACTTCCGCGCCCAGCGGCGCGATGAAGCGTCCGTCCGAGGTGCCACCGCCGGTGCTGGGTTCGGGTTCGATGCCGCACACGTCGCGGCAGACCTCGATCACGACTTCGCGCAACCTGCCGCCTTCGGGTGAATGGAATGGCTCGCCGGACAGGTTCCATTCGAGCGCGTAATCGAGTCCGTGTGATTGCAGGATGGCCTCGGTGCGCGCGCGCAGCGAATCCGCGCTGCTGGCCGTGCCGAAGCGGAAGTTCGCATCGACGACGACGCTGCCCGGAATCACGTTCAGCGCACCGGTGCCGCCGTGGATGTTGGAAACCTGGAACGTGGTGGGCGGAAAATCCGCGTTGCCTTCGTCCCAGCACGTGGCCGCCAGTTCCGCCAACGCCGGCGCGACCGCGTGGATGGGATTTTTGGCCTTGTCGGGATACGCAACGTGGCCCTGCACGCCGTGCGCGACCAGCCGGAACGACAGCGACCCGCGGCGCCCGACGCGGATCAGGTCGCCCAATCTTTCCTGCGACGACGGCTCGCCCACCACGCACCAGTCGATGCGTTGGCCGGCGTCGCGGAAGTGCTGCGCGACACGCCGCACCCCATCGAGATTGGTCGGGCCTTCCTCGTCGCTGGTCAGCAGCAAGGCCAGCGTACCCGCGTGCGCGGGATGCGCCGCGACGAATTGCTCC encodes the following:
- a CDS encoding N-succinyl-L,L-diaminopimelate desuccinylase, yielding MSEVFDLTCELVRRRSLTPDEAGCITLVAERLERAGFRCERLRYGEVSNLWATHGQGAPVLVFLGHIDVVPSGPEADWTSPPFEPTVRDGRLFGRGVADMKSGAAAMTVALEQFVAAHPAHAGTLALLLTSDEEGPTNLDGVRRVAQHFRDAGQRIDWCVVGEPSSQERLGDLIRVGRRGSLSFRLVAHGVQGHVAYPDKAKNPIHAVAPALAELAATCWDEGNADFPPTTFQVSNIHGGTGALNVIPGSVVVDANFRFGTASSADSLRARTEAILQSHGLDYALEWNLSGEPFHSPEGGRLREVVIEVCRDVCGIEPEPSTGGGTSDGRFIAPLGAEVVEIGPVNATIHKVDECVVLADLEKLPGLYFAIVERLLA